From a region of the Mycoplasma miroungigenitalium genome:
- a CDS encoding DHH family phosphoesterase, giving the protein MNLKRKLILYIMVAIMSIFLVIASFIMLWLDVAKVWSAIFTSLLILSSVLTGTFIVLSIKTFIANQSSIKSSYSKFVDEIMVHNQVGTIIYDMSGNIIQTSEFIRTRFGKHLVGLKLHKFFESIFVNFSEKQREYEFKHENSYYVASVFPLNNYVSIRDNSLEKRSMQIYSQEQAVVGELEIDNYWLYQSILSEEQLYNLNKSVITVLDNLVQTYNLIYRQYNTNGKFLLVTNKISLDKMIDAKFEFFDKLHQVLKTDNNNIVVSVSAGFAYGANEYQTKIDLAKSALLQAQGRGGDQVVVLSPYDHPIYFGSTTEILPSVDRTRIRNLTGLVEQRLLNPKLDKVIIYGHAVADLDAIGSAMGVLALCKTYGKQVYICSATQDSTTKKVLQQYWENIGDNFIKPQVANKISDENTIVFFVDNAHPTRTDNPEAIKNVKSENIFILDHHRMKLSIDFAPKENRVIATSASSASELVTEMLIFSKRKVDVDLITAQMLLNGICLDTLQFQKHATSKTFEAASWLETRGANSTVAANALKIDAETYAKVNKMLESLEEVKEGFFLAYADVPMSDDLISITAEEILRIDGRRASFVVARQEKGDKYKLSARGIDTNVQIICEGVGGGGGFAAAAAVSTDDLETFIDNIKQAIVSVK; this is encoded by the coding sequence ATGAATTTAAAAAGAAAATTAATCCTTTACATTATGGTTGCGATTATGTCAATATTTTTAGTAATCGCTTCATTTATAATGCTTTGATTGGACGTGGCAAAAGTTTGATCAGCAATATTTACATCTTTACTGATTTTAAGTTCGGTATTGACTGGTACTTTTATTGTTTTATCAATTAAAACCTTTATTGCTAACCAATCATCAATCAAATCTTCATATAGTAAATTTGTTGATGAAATAATGGTTCATAATCAAGTTGGCACGATAATTTACGATATGAGCGGTAATATTATTCAAACAAGCGAATTTATTCGTACTCGCTTTGGTAAACATTTAGTTGGATTAAAATTACATAAATTTTTCGAATCGATTTTTGTTAATTTTTCTGAAAAACAAAGAGAATATGAATTTAAACATGAAAACTCCTATTACGTAGCTTCTGTGTTTCCTTTGAATAACTATGTTTCAATTAGAGATAATTCTCTTGAAAAAAGAAGTATGCAGATTTATAGTCAAGAACAAGCAGTAGTTGGGGAACTTGAAATCGATAATTACTGACTATATCAATCAATTCTTTCTGAGGAACAGCTATACAACCTTAATAAAAGCGTTATTACAGTTCTGGACAATTTAGTTCAAACATATAATTTGATTTATCGTCAATACAATACTAATGGGAAATTTTTACTTGTTACAAACAAAATTTCACTAGATAAGATGATAGATGCTAAGTTCGAATTCTTTGATAAATTACACCAAGTTCTTAAAACCGATAATAATAACATTGTAGTTTCAGTTTCAGCCGGTTTTGCATATGGGGCCAATGAATATCAAACTAAAATAGATTTAGCAAAAAGCGCCTTATTACAGGCGCAAGGACGTGGTGGTGATCAAGTTGTTGTTTTATCTCCTTATGATCATCCAATTTACTTTGGTTCAACAACAGAAATTCTACCTAGCGTCGATAGAACTAGAATTCGAAACCTAACTGGCTTAGTAGAACAAAGATTGCTCAATCCAAAATTAGACAAGGTAATTATCTATGGACATGCCGTGGCGGATTTAGATGCGATTGGTTCGGCGATGGGGGTTTTAGCTTTATGTAAAACCTATGGTAAGCAAGTATATATATGTTCTGCCACACAAGACTCTACAACTAAAAAAGTCTTACAACAATATTGAGAAAACATTGGAGACAATTTTATAAAACCACAGGTTGCAAATAAAATTTCTGATGAGAATACAATTGTCTTCTTTGTGGATAATGCTCACCCTACACGTACAGATAATCCAGAAGCGATAAAAAATGTTAAGTCGGAAAACATCTTTATTTTAGATCATCACAGAATGAAGTTATCAATTGATTTTGCTCCAAAAGAAAACAGGGTTATTGCAACTTCGGCTTCATCAGCCAGTGAATTAGTTACTGAGATGCTAATTTTTTCAAAGCGCAAAGTTGATGTTGATCTAATCACTGCTCAAATGTTATTAAATGGAATTTGCTTGGATACATTGCAATTCCAAAAACACGCAACCTCTAAAACCTTTGAGGCGGCAAGTTGATTGGAAACCAGAGGGGCGAATTCAACAGTTGCGGCTAATGCATTAAAAATAGATGCAGAAACTTATGCCAAGGTAAATAAAATGTTGGAGTCGTTGGAAGAAGTAAAAGAAGGATTTTTCCTTGCTTACGCTGATGTTCCAATGTCAGACGATTTAATTTCGATTACGGCAGAAGAAATTTTAAGAATCGATGGCCGGAGAGCAAGTTTTGTTGTAGCTCGACAAGAAAAAGGCGATAAATACAAATTATCAGCTCGTGGCATTGACACAAATGTTCAAATAATTTGTGAAGGTGTCGGTGGTGGTGGAGGTTTTGCAGCAGCAGCAGCAGTTTCTACTGATGACCTAGAAACATTTATAGATAATATTAAACAAGCGATTGTGAGTGTGAAATAA
- the rplI gene encoding 50S ribosomal protein L9: MKIILLKDCKDGKANTIIEVSDGYGANFLVAKGFGVPYNEKTKYQLDKRLKDMTNDEMEIRAKALELKQQLENDKLTYRLDALIDAHGNLIVHKSISTKDINRDLVKKGYKLDKYSVQKVHIVSNGLHEIDIILYKDIVAKFKVEVQVNVK; this comes from the coding sequence ATGAAAATAATACTATTAAAAGATTGTAAAGATGGTAAAGCTAATACCATTATTGAAGTATCAGATGGCTATGGGGCTAACTTTTTGGTTGCCAAAGGTTTTGGGGTTCCATACAACGAAAAAACTAAATACCAATTAGATAAACGTCTTAAAGATATGACTAATGACGAAATGGAAATTCGTGCTAAGGCTCTTGAATTGAAGCAACAATTAGAAAATGACAAATTAACTTACCGGTTAGATGCTTTAATTGATGCCCACGGAAACTTGATCGTGCATAAATCAATTTCAACTAAAGATATCAACAGAGATTTAGTTAAAAAAGGTTACAAACTAGACAAATATTCAGTACAAAAAGTTCATATTGTGTCAAATGGCTTACACGAAATTGACATAATTTTATACAAGGATATTGTAGCTAAATTTAAAGTAGAGGTACAAGTCAATGTTAAATAA
- a CDS encoding replicative DNA helicase, whose protein sequence is MLNKPENSSGNSIHINVLYEKNILGVVLSDNKYADNVIPYLLEEDFAVVEHKRLFIVLSHLYKNNISINNQQILELAKKTNETLVTPMLLTEVYASAGLPSNIQNYLEELIKLTKLRTIQARISEMQNQLNRLDHNLDENSLINQIQKLLMDVDRAKDGEDFLTAKSVSDEYYDELNTLKNADPNSIRGIPTGFKDIDVATQGLHGSELLILAARPGIGKTALALNIAVNVARSKNKVTKRNRRVAFFSLEMSPKQLMGRIYSFMSGVDQYKLKKPQLLTDDEILKINATKNNWIDRLNLFIDNTYENELQTLLWKCRRLHKVEPIDLIVVDYLQLISSTTKGRGGENRQLEITRISRSLKTLSLELNVPILVLSQLNRQTETREDKRPMLADLRESGSIENDADIVMFLYRENYYNSKNKDIEVENESKNIGEVTELILAKHRNGQTGKIGLRFLPHIGKFTDVNFYDEFIEIEGDN, encoded by the coding sequence ATGTTAAATAAACCAGAAAATTCGTCCGGTAACTCAATTCACATTAATGTTCTGTATGAGAAAAATATTTTAGGAGTAGTGCTTTCGGATAATAAATACGCCGACAATGTTATTCCTTACTTATTGGAAGAAGATTTTGCAGTCGTTGAACACAAACGACTTTTTATCGTATTGTCTCATTTGTATAAAAACAATATCAGTATTAACAACCAACAAATACTTGAATTAGCTAAAAAAACTAATGAAACATTAGTAACACCAATGCTATTAACTGAAGTTTATGCCTCGGCAGGTTTGCCTTCTAATATCCAAAATTATTTAGAAGAATTAATCAAATTAACGAAATTAAGAACTATTCAAGCAAGAATTAGCGAAATGCAAAATCAACTTAACAGATTAGACCATAATTTAGATGAAAATTCGTTAATTAACCAAATTCAAAAATTGTTAATGGATGTTGATCGAGCTAAAGATGGTGAAGACTTTTTAACTGCGAAATCAGTCAGTGATGAATATTATGATGAGTTAAACACTTTAAAAAATGCTGACCCAAACTCTATCAGGGGAATTCCAACTGGCTTTAAAGACATTGATGTTGCCACTCAAGGTCTACATGGATCGGAATTACTGATTTTAGCTGCCAGACCCGGTATTGGTAAAACAGCCTTAGCATTAAATATTGCAGTCAATGTTGCTAGGTCAAAAAATAAAGTTACTAAACGCAATCGTCGTGTTGCATTCTTCAGTCTGGAAATGTCCCCTAAACAACTAATGGGTAGAATTTATTCATTTATGTCTGGTGTGGATCAGTACAAACTTAAAAAACCACAATTATTAACTGACGATGAGATTTTAAAAATTAATGCAACTAAAAATAATTGGATTGACCGTTTAAATCTTTTTATTGATAATACTTACGAAAACGAACTGCAAACTCTTTTATGAAAATGTCGTCGTTTGCATAAAGTAGAACCAATTGATTTAATCGTAGTTGACTATTTACAATTAATTTCATCAACTACAAAAGGTCGTGGTGGGGAAAATAGACAACTGGAAATTACTAGAATCTCAAGAAGTCTAAAAACACTATCCCTTGAGTTAAATGTACCAATTTTAGTATTGTCTCAATTAAACCGTCAAACCGAAACGCGTGAAGACAAAAGACCTATGCTAGCTGACCTTCGTGAATCGGGTTCTATTGAAAATGATGCCGATATTGTAATGTTTTTATACCGTGAAAACTACTATAATTCAAAAAATAAAGATATAGAAGTCGAAAACGAAAGCAAAAATATCGGTGAAGTTACTGAATTAATTTTAGCAAAACACCGTAATGGCCAAACGGGTAAAATTGGTCTAAGATTTTTACCACATATTGGTAAATTTACCGACGTAAATTTTTACGATGAGTTTATAGAAATAGAAGGTGATAATTAA
- a CDS encoding hemolysin family protein, which translates to MDRLSIILIPILVFLLLCSSIFSSCETAYSTLNPGKLETMIDKKEFGSKLIKKQYKFFNRMLGLILICNNLVNIGLSAAVSYLLSKNLSASVEQYSALISTAVLTPIIVIIGEILPKLIAKAHPEKVAKTFCYVLEVLYWVFFPICWLIGKISKSIYITNTEQDVKNLLDVAHTEGVLEANESIMAQNALDLDTTKIRKHYIKIKDMSYLPYNATIAQAQEMFKKTNYSRLPIEKDGQFLGIVLLKDIFFLRKGKVITYMKSVPTISANSTLASALERLRFERAQMAFVTNNMSSSEILGIITIEDILEEIVGEIYDEYDEDELKEFFEISLELFHVSGGVKMKQVLKQMNLELQLSDEELNSTLEKWAKTKHTEKLNKNTRFEVDGVSFKVLTLPTTKQKHYRFEIEIGTQAPVNIEPTMEI; encoded by the coding sequence ATGGATAGACTCAGTATCATACTAATTCCGATATTAGTATTCTTACTACTTTGTAGTTCAATTTTTAGTAGTTGTGAAACTGCATACTCAACATTGAATCCGGGCAAGCTTGAAACAATGATTGATAAAAAAGAATTTGGTTCAAAATTAATTAAGAAGCAATACAAATTTTTTAACCGTATGCTAGGTTTGATTCTAATATGCAATAACTTAGTTAATATTGGTCTTTCAGCGGCAGTTTCATACTTACTTTCGAAAAACTTAAGTGCTTCTGTAGAGCAATATTCTGCTCTAATTTCAACTGCTGTTTTAACGCCTATTATTGTTATTATTGGTGAAATCTTGCCAAAATTAATTGCAAAAGCGCACCCAGAAAAAGTCGCTAAAACATTCTGTTATGTTTTGGAAGTACTGTACTGAGTATTTTTCCCAATTTGTTGATTAATCGGTAAGATTAGTAAAAGTATTTATATAACAAACACTGAACAAGATGTTAAAAATCTTTTAGATGTAGCTCATACCGAAGGCGTTTTAGAAGCTAATGAAAGCATCATGGCGCAAAACGCTTTGGATTTAGACACAACCAAAATTAGAAAACATTATATTAAGATTAAAGATATGTCTTATCTACCGTATAATGCAACAATTGCGCAAGCGCAAGAAATGTTTAAAAAGACAAACTATTCAAGACTACCTATTGAAAAAGATGGTCAATTTCTAGGTATTGTTTTATTAAAGGATATCTTCTTCCTGAGAAAAGGTAAAGTCATAACATATATGAAATCTGTACCAACTATCAGTGCTAATTCAACCTTAGCTTCAGCACTGGAGAGATTAAGATTTGAACGGGCACAGATGGCGTTTGTCACAAATAATATGTCTTCGAGTGAAATCTTGGGAATAATCACTATTGAGGATATTCTTGAAGAAATAGTTGGTGAAATATATGATGAATATGATGAGGATGAATTAAAAGAATTCTTCGAAATCAGTCTTGAATTATTCCATGTTTCTGGCGGTGTTAAAATGAAACAAGTTCTAAAACAAATGAATTTAGAATTGCAATTATCGGATGAGGAATTAAACTCAACATTAGAAAAATGAGCAAAAACCAAACATACAGAAAAATTAAATAAAAACACCAGATTTGAAGTAGATGGTGTCTCATTTAAAGTGTTAACATTACCGACAACCAAACAAAAACATTATCGTTTTGAAATCGAAATCGGAACGCAGGCACCTGTTAATATTGAACCGACAATGGAAATATAA